A window of the Cystobacter fuscus genome harbors these coding sequences:
- a CDS encoding TolB family protein — protein MVAALLFLIPVWALGQESAGVLVGTPRVVNTSPGDQMDPHVSGEWVVYTNQPVRDVSEIRYHHLTTGEDLPLPTGGGLDSLSDIQGTQVVFTRTSPTDATNHIYRFDVRLGGVAEELVPRPGTDRRTATVGGHTVAWQDVAIGPNALSPEIHVYNQDTLALTRLTADASVDRTPAVSEDGRTVVWSKCATSVDGCDIWAARELSAGYHIRQITGSEGEETQPDTNGEVVVYVSRAWVNGVLESDIAWTSLEGGEAQRLSLPGTDTNPSISGPLIAFEHWDATSPTPNYDIHLYDLRTRMTYRLTETPASESLSDISYGANGQVRLVWAMRQNGEYNVYANEFRLPIDCHEAPSTPSAQTVCATPGNRQLQGVLQVTHSVGQSVPVSTPISGHGTGVVCVDNGYGGPAATSGWVWLGEGVAVDPHDFTRVPAGVARKVPLQGSRPLSAEARGQEGSSFRVRLYGSLVCEVAAQDATFQPTEVRQGEHLRSEPLDIRCARTGGSRYFVRLGDEAGVAWR, from the coding sequence ATGGTTGCTGCCCTGTTGTTCCTGATTCCCGTATGGGCGTTGGGGCAGGAGTCCGCGGGGGTCCTGGTGGGAACGCCCCGGGTGGTCAACACCTCGCCGGGAGATCAGATGGATCCCCACGTGAGCGGCGAGTGGGTGGTCTACACGAACCAGCCGGTCCGCGACGTCAGTGAGATTCGCTACCACCACCTGACCACGGGCGAGGATCTGCCCCTGCCCACCGGGGGAGGGCTCGACTCGCTCTCCGACATCCAGGGCACCCAGGTGGTGTTCACCCGCACGAGCCCCACCGACGCCACCAACCACATCTACCGCTTCGACGTGCGCCTGGGTGGCGTGGCCGAGGAGCTCGTGCCGCGGCCCGGTACGGATCGCCGCACCGCCACGGTGGGCGGGCACACGGTGGCCTGGCAGGACGTGGCCATCGGCCCGAACGCCCTCTCCCCGGAGATCCACGTCTACAACCAGGACACGCTCGCGCTCACCCGGCTCACCGCCGACGCGAGCGTGGACCGCACCCCCGCCGTCAGCGAGGACGGACGGACGGTGGTGTGGTCGAAGTGCGCCACCAGCGTGGATGGGTGCGACATCTGGGCGGCGCGCGAGCTGTCGGCGGGCTACCACATCCGGCAGATCACCGGCTCCGAAGGGGAGGAGACGCAGCCGGACACCAATGGCGAGGTGGTGGTGTACGTGAGCCGCGCCTGGGTCAATGGCGTGTTGGAGTCGGACATCGCCTGGACGTCCCTGGAGGGAGGGGAGGCCCAACGCCTGTCCCTGCCCGGCACGGACACCAACCCCTCCATCAGCGGTCCGCTCATCGCCTTCGAGCACTGGGATGCGACCAGCCCGACGCCCAACTACGACATCCACCTGTACGATCTGCGCACGCGGATGACCTACCGGCTCACCGAGACCCCGGCCAGCGAGTCGCTCAGCGACATCAGCTATGGCGCCAATGGCCAGGTGCGTCTGGTCTGGGCGATGCGCCAGAACGGCGAGTACAACGTCTACGCCAACGAGTTCCGCCTGCCGATCGACTGTCACGAGGCGCCCAGCACCCCGAGCGCGCAGACGGTGTGCGCCACGCCCGGCAACCGCCAGTTGCAGGGGGTGCTCCAGGTGACGCACTCCGTCGGGCAGTCGGTGCCGGTCTCCACCCCCATCTCCGGCCATGGCACGGGGGTGGTGTGCGTGGACAATGGTTACGGGGGCCCGGCCGCCACCTCCGGTTGGGTGTGGCTCGGCGAGGGCGTGGCGGTGGATCCCCACGACTTCACCCGGGTGCCGGCGGGTGTGGCCCGCAAGGTTCCGCTCCAGGGCTCGCGCCCGCTGTCCGCCGAGGCGCGGGGTCAGGAAGGCAGCTCCTTCCGGGTGCGGCTCTACGGCTCCCTGGTGTGCGAGGTGGCGGCGCAGGACGCCACCTTCCAGCCCACCGAGGTCCGCCAGGGCGAGCACCTCCGCTCGGAGCCCCTGGACATCCGGTGCGCCCGCACGGGCGGCTCGCGCTACTTCGTGCGCTTGGGGGACGAGGCCGGAGTCGCCTGGAGGTAG
- a CDS encoding Hsp70 family protein, producing MSHVFGIDLGTTNSVIAHLVEGRPVAVPVEGSRIVPSVVLYEDDRVLVGREARNLEMLRPERCIRSVKRKMGTLHRYAIAGREVSPEEVSAEILSALKRGAEKATGVPVRDVVITVPAYFDDAQRRATLEAGQRAGLHVLRLLNEPTSASLLYEHVLHPEALRVAEPEILLVYDLGGGTFDVSVLEVFQGVREVRSTSGNTHLGGDDFDDKLVQLFLEELKKQGVEPREDVRAMARLRQLAEETKIRLSADISVHVKEEFLTQAQGRPIHLEMEVRRRAFEVLIEPLLESTVTLTRQALAEARLEGQSLSRICLVGGSTRIPRVRQMLEEAFGADIHEEVDPDLAVGLGAAIQAGMLSGEPVGRILVDVASHSLGMRVTGEDDIGSATPDTFAPVLRRNTVLPTTKVEEFYTVVPGQELVQVEVFQGESHRVSENTRVGAFEFPLEPRPANSPVRVEFAYDLNGVVKVSVSQPGTTNAKTVALSVADVGRAVPALAPGQSAVERKGHALLERLPPEPRAELKRLLEQYARAQGVARERAEEALLDFFLNLEHGSGAPEP from the coding sequence TTGAGCCATGTCTTTGGAATCGATCTGGGTACGACCAACTCTGTCATCGCCCACCTGGTGGAGGGCCGCCCGGTGGCCGTGCCCGTGGAAGGCAGTCGCATCGTCCCCTCGGTGGTCCTCTACGAGGACGATCGTGTCCTCGTGGGGCGCGAGGCGCGCAACCTCGAGATGCTGAGGCCCGAGCGGTGCATCCGCTCGGTCAAGCGCAAGATGGGGACGCTCCACCGCTACGCCATCGCCGGGCGCGAGGTGTCTCCCGAGGAGGTGTCCGCCGAAATCCTGTCCGCGCTCAAGCGGGGAGCCGAGAAGGCCACCGGCGTCCCCGTGCGTGACGTGGTCATTACCGTGCCTGCCTATTTCGATGACGCCCAGCGCCGCGCAACCCTCGAGGCTGGCCAGCGAGCGGGGCTGCACGTGTTGCGGCTGCTCAATGAGCCCACCAGCGCCTCGCTCCTGTATGAGCACGTGTTGCATCCCGAGGCTCTCCGTGTGGCCGAGCCCGAGATCCTTCTCGTCTACGACCTGGGGGGCGGCACGTTCGACGTGTCGGTGCTCGAGGTGTTCCAGGGAGTGCGTGAGGTGCGCTCCACCTCGGGCAACACCCACCTGGGCGGGGACGACTTCGACGACAAGCTCGTTCAGCTCTTCCTCGAGGAGCTCAAGAAGCAGGGCGTGGAGCCTCGCGAGGACGTGCGGGCCATGGCGCGCCTGCGCCAACTGGCCGAGGAGACGAAGATCCGTCTGTCCGCGGACATCTCCGTGCACGTGAAGGAGGAGTTCCTCACCCAGGCGCAAGGCAGGCCCATCCACCTCGAGATGGAGGTGCGGCGGCGCGCCTTCGAGGTGCTCATCGAGCCGCTGCTCGAGTCCACCGTGACCCTGACCCGTCAGGCCCTCGCGGAGGCCCGGCTCGAGGGGCAGTCATTGTCCAGGATATGCCTGGTGGGAGGCTCGACGCGGATCCCCCGGGTCCGCCAGATGCTGGAGGAGGCTTTCGGAGCAGACATCCACGAGGAAGTGGATCCAGATCTGGCCGTGGGATTGGGCGCGGCCATCCAGGCCGGCATGTTGTCCGGCGAGCCGGTGGGACGCATCCTCGTGGATGTGGCGTCGCATAGCCTGGGCATGCGCGTCACCGGAGAGGACGACATCGGGAGCGCCACGCCGGATACCTTCGCCCCGGTCCTCCGCCGCAACACGGTGTTGCCGACGACGAAGGTGGAGGAGTTCTACACCGTGGTGCCCGGGCAGGAACTCGTCCAGGTGGAGGTGTTTCAGGGTGAGTCGCACCGGGTCTCGGAGAACACGCGGGTGGGGGCCTTCGAGTTCCCGCTCGAGCCCCGGCCCGCGAACTCACCGGTGCGGGTGGAGTTCGCCTACGATCTCAACGGGGTGGTGAAGGTCTCCGTCAGCCAGCCCGGCACGACGAACGCCAAGACGGTGGCCCTCTCGGTGGCGGACGTGGGTAGGGCCGTCCCCGCCCTGGCGCCAGGGCAGAGCGCGGTGGAGCGCAAGGGGCACGCCCTGCTCGAGCGGCTCCCTCCCGAGCCCCGTGCCGAGCTGAAGCGGCTTCTCGAGCAGTACGCGCGGGCCCAGGGCGTGGCGCGCGAGCGCGCGGAGGAGGCGCTCCTGGATTTCTTCCTCAATCTCGAACATGGGTCGGGAGCCCCGGAGCCCTGA
- the grpE gene encoding nucleotide exchange factor GrpE, with product MGVCELKLRLRFCFVWSAGRKRSALNSMFTWLRRLFIGRSGRPGLPGATLPAESPSTWGPMLLDAVQKSSRAQSRLVLHVEDLERKLEGGFAELRSSLSSLRGATSGGSSEREPPWDEFLDAMDLLEEASRVAADGALASGLMGVAARLERFLTSSGITRLASIGHIPDGRLFRIVGTQSHPSFAEGVIARVVRAAALRGERLIREGEAIIVRNTP from the coding sequence ATGGGTGTGTGTGAACTGAAGCTGCGGCTTCGATTCTGTTTTGTATGGAGCGCCGGTCGGAAACGATCGGCGTTGAATTCAATGTTCACCTGGCTGAGACGCTTGTTCATTGGACGTTCAGGAAGGCCCGGACTCCCTGGGGCCACGCTACCTGCCGAGTCTCCTTCCACCTGGGGCCCCATGCTTCTGGATGCCGTCCAGAAGTCCTCCCGGGCCCAGTCCCGTCTGGTCCTCCATGTCGAGGATCTGGAGCGCAAGCTGGAAGGGGGATTCGCGGAGCTGAGGAGTTCGCTCTCCTCTCTCCGTGGCGCCACGTCGGGCGGCTCTTCGGAACGCGAGCCCCCCTGGGACGAGTTCCTGGATGCCATGGATCTGCTCGAAGAGGCCTCTCGCGTCGCGGCGGATGGGGCGCTCGCATCGGGACTCATGGGAGTGGCGGCCCGGCTCGAGCGCTTTCTGACCTCCTCCGGGATCACGCGCCTGGCGTCCATTGGCCACATTCCCGACGGGCGCCTGTTCCGGATTGTCGGCACTCAGTCCCACCCCAGCTTCGCCGAGGGCGTCATTGCCCGCGTGGTTCGCGCCGCCGCCCTGCGGGGTGAGCGTCTCATTCGCGAGGGCGAAGCCATCATCGTGAGGAATACCCCTTGA
- a CDS encoding flagellar motor protein, with protein MRRGLLLGAAVGVLAGPGTARAQLARQEPPELAAAITGRVCRDEDADGRCAPGEPGLPGIRLVLASGREVLTDAQGRYHFTQVDARGPDATGGLHLRPGRHRLRLDTRTLPADSVPSPEAVTLEVPWAAGVLQDFAVRLQGETPPTVRLAYDASPPAARGVPGGVEFLLAGHVEPHEEVMVGGVSASVDARGDWSARVQLVPGENVLPLVVRGTGGALRLFQQRVDVVPREVGVLVIPRAPEPRGVLRLPGSKERPPASGPTSLNAELPPGTRVRSSEGEVTVGQDGSALLPLELAPGGNPVVLEVQPPGEPAWKMTVPVEAVRRDFAVALLDVEATYFPSTGGVRLRGRGSAHVEAYRGPFSLVGELDVRDTDVDALRGRPLVDALRPLLPRLDRVPDPDWVLPEWGDTSVGLTPNPAESRLRLELRHDSLGRVGLGTYRARWEEGEVGRYHRPLFGPYAELAAQLGPVRAGVKGFAGGLADPLRAIAAQPAYEELRATGGSLYYLGSVPMAEGSEVLRVELRDGLTGLPLAERHLVRHRDYDIDYVSGRILLARPLSFVSGEALWSAAAPTAAPEPVLCVEYAVLRSGAPTDAVGGEAWAEWKGGRVSVSAVREPRGGRAYQLLTGHGRATLGAYTLLAEVARSEGAAVPPASFGVSDDGGLSFLRPSLDWAPAGGDALSVRVRGPGLFGRGSVDAAFRRRTAGFSDGAHADLQSSRQLSLRAVQPLGSWRLTLLGDDRLTADPRRPFEPGEVGARTLGLGLGYEWERWGVSVQVRDARLRASVLPGEDTLLEGGRTSVGLEGHYRVNDWLRVSASHQQTVGLYGDGLGRVADTFAAVGADVTAGDATVGVRGGWGPELGPLAWVRGGWKRGEDVYYGGYSVDVDGPDFGARRMVSGASTQLADGTSVFVEDVASHDTQGMRLARAVGFQRTVFGALDLSARYERGVRGVLDVPDTLRRDAAGVSGQLVLERLRLGGHLELRFERGTPGRGSSASVDRLQTVAMLAAEAVLREDLSLSGRMNFSRTGEREGGRLEARLLEGYAALSWRPGPFAVVARYGINRELSPGERQVFGEREQQIISLLPAVRLGDRLALAAGLHASRSKRGEVAIWVFTGSLRPSVRVVGGLEVAVEGAGRSVSTDHESLGSLRGEIAWRVDDRMRVGVGYTLLGFTGADLSQETQNEADRLYLRAEFAY; from the coding sequence TTGAGGCGCGGGCTCCTGCTCGGCGCGGCGGTGGGCGTGCTGGCGGGGCCGGGCACCGCCCGGGCGCAGCTCGCGCGGCAGGAGCCTCCGGAGCTGGCGGCGGCCATCACCGGGCGCGTGTGTCGCGACGAGGACGCGGATGGGCGGTGTGCCCCTGGCGAGCCGGGCCTGCCCGGCATCCGCCTCGTGCTGGCCTCGGGCCGCGAGGTGCTCACGGACGCCCAGGGCCGCTACCACTTCACCCAGGTGGACGCGCGCGGCCCGGACGCGACGGGCGGCCTGCACCTGCGTCCCGGCCGTCATCGCCTGCGCCTGGACACGCGCACCCTGCCCGCCGACAGCGTGCCCTCGCCCGAGGCCGTCACGCTCGAGGTGCCCTGGGCCGCCGGGGTGCTCCAGGACTTCGCGGTGCGCCTCCAGGGCGAGACGCCGCCCACCGTGCGGCTCGCCTATGACGCGTCGCCACCCGCCGCGCGGGGTGTGCCGGGCGGGGTGGAGTTCCTCCTGGCGGGCCACGTGGAGCCGCACGAGGAGGTGATGGTCGGCGGCGTGAGCGCGAGCGTGGACGCCCGGGGCGACTGGAGCGCCCGCGTCCAACTGGTGCCTGGGGAGAACGTGCTGCCGCTCGTGGTGCGCGGCACCGGGGGCGCGCTGCGCCTCTTCCAGCAGCGCGTCGACGTGGTGCCCCGCGAGGTGGGCGTGCTCGTCATCCCCCGCGCGCCCGAGCCCCGCGGCGTGCTGCGGCTGCCGGGAAGCAAGGAGCGTCCACCGGCCAGTGGCCCCACGTCGTTGAACGCCGAGCTTCCCCCGGGCACGCGCGTGCGCTCGTCCGAGGGCGAGGTGACGGTGGGCCAGGATGGCTCCGCGCTGCTGCCCCTGGAGCTCGCCCCGGGCGGCAATCCCGTCGTCCTGGAGGTGCAACCGCCCGGCGAGCCCGCCTGGAAGATGACGGTGCCCGTGGAGGCGGTGCGGCGGGACTTCGCGGTGGCCTTGTTGGACGTGGAAGCCACGTACTTCCCGTCCACGGGGGGCGTGCGCCTGCGGGGACGGGGCTCGGCCCATGTGGAGGCGTACCGGGGGCCCTTCTCCCTGGTGGGCGAGCTGGACGTGCGCGACACGGACGTGGACGCCTTGCGCGGGCGCCCGCTGGTGGATGCGCTGCGCCCCCTGCTTCCCCGGTTGGATCGGGTGCCGGATCCGGATTGGGTGCTCCCCGAGTGGGGCGATACCTCCGTGGGCCTCACCCCCAATCCGGCCGAGAGCCGTCTGCGGCTGGAGCTGCGTCATGACTCCCTGGGCCGCGTGGGCCTGGGCACGTACCGGGCCCGATGGGAGGAGGGCGAGGTGGGCCGCTACCACCGTCCCCTGTTCGGCCCCTACGCGGAGCTGGCGGCGCAGCTGGGCCCGGTGCGCGCGGGCGTGAAGGGCTTCGCCGGGGGTCTGGCGGATCCGCTGCGCGCCATCGCCGCGCAGCCCGCGTACGAGGAGCTGCGCGCCACTGGCGGCAGTCTCTACTACCTGGGCTCGGTGCCCATGGCCGAGGGCTCCGAGGTGCTGCGCGTGGAGCTGCGCGATGGCCTCACCGGGTTGCCGCTCGCCGAGCGGCACCTGGTGCGGCACCGGGACTACGACATCGACTACGTGTCGGGGCGCATCCTCCTGGCGCGGCCGTTGTCCTTCGTGTCGGGCGAGGCGCTGTGGAGCGCCGCCGCTCCGACGGCCGCGCCGGAGCCCGTGTTGTGCGTGGAGTACGCGGTGCTGCGCTCCGGCGCGCCCACGGACGCGGTGGGTGGCGAGGCCTGGGCCGAGTGGAAGGGCGGACGGGTGTCCGTGTCGGCCGTGCGCGAGCCGCGGGGAGGGCGGGCCTACCAACTGCTCACCGGGCACGGGCGTGCCACCCTGGGCGCCTACACGCTGCTGGCCGAGGTGGCGCGCAGCGAGGGCGCGGCGGTGCCGCCGGCGTCCTTCGGCGTCTCGGATGACGGGGGACTCTCCTTCCTGCGGCCCTCGCTGGACTGGGCGCCGGCCGGAGGGGACGCCTTGAGCGTGCGCGTGCGCGGGCCGGGCCTCTTCGGGCGCGGCTCCGTGGATGCGGCCTTCCGTCGGCGCACCGCGGGGTTCTCCGATGGCGCCCACGCCGATCTCCAGTCCTCGCGTCAGCTCTCCCTGCGCGCCGTGCAGCCCCTGGGGTCGTGGCGCCTCACGCTGCTCGGGGATGATCGCCTCACGGCGGATCCGCGGCGTCCCTTCGAGCCGGGGGAGGTGGGGGCGCGCACGCTGGGGCTGGGGCTGGGCTACGAGTGGGAGCGGTGGGGCGTGAGCGTGCAGGTGCGCGACGCACGCCTGCGCGCCAGCGTGCTGCCCGGAGAGGACACCCTGCTCGAGGGAGGGCGGACCTCGGTGGGGCTCGAGGGGCACTACCGGGTGAACGACTGGCTGAGGGTGTCGGCCAGCCACCAGCAGACGGTGGGCCTCTACGGCGACGGACTCGGCCGGGTGGCGGACACCTTCGCCGCGGTGGGCGCGGACGTGACGGCGGGCGACGCCACGGTGGGGGTGCGCGGGGGCTGGGGGCCCGAACTGGGGCCGCTCGCGTGGGTACGGGGTGGTTGGAAGCGGGGCGAGGACGTCTACTACGGCGGCTATTCGGTGGACGTGGACGGGCCGGACTTCGGCGCGCGCCGCATGGTGAGCGGCGCGAGCACCCAACTGGCGGACGGCACGAGCGTCTTCGTGGAGGACGTCGCCTCCCATGACACCCAGGGCATGCGGCTGGCGCGCGCGGTGGGCTTCCAGCGCACCGTCTTCGGCGCCCTGGACCTGAGCGCGCGCTACGAGCGGGGTGTGCGGGGCGTGCTCGACGTGCCGGACACGCTGCGGCGGGACGCGGCGGGGGTGTCCGGACAGCTCGTCCTGGAGCGCCTCCGGCTGGGGGGCCACCTGGAGCTGCGCTTCGAGCGGGGCACGCCCGGACGAGGCTCCAGCGCGTCGGTGGATCGCCTCCAGACGGTGGCGATGCTCGCCGCGGAGGCCGTGCTGCGCGAGGACCTGTCGCTCTCGGGCCGGATGAACTTCAGCCGCACGGGCGAGCGGGAAGGCGGGCGTCTGGAGGCCCGGCTGCTCGAGGGGTACGCCGCCCTCTCCTGGAGGCCCGGGCCCTTCGCGGTGGTGGCGCGCTACGGCATCAACCGGGAGCTGTCGCCCGGAGAGCGCCAGGTGTTTGGCGAGCGGGAGCAGCAGATCATTTCACTCCTGCCGGCCGTGCGTCTGGGAGATCGCCTCGCGCTGGCGGCGGGTCTGCACGCGAGCCGCAGCAAGCGGGGCGAGGTTGCGATATGGGTGTTCACCGGCTCGTTGCGCCCCTCGGTGCGAGTGGTGGGCGGACTGGAAGTGGCGGTGGAGGGCGCGGGGCGGTCGGTGTCGACCGACCATGAATCCTTGGGTTCGCTCCGAGGCGAGATCGCCTGGCGCGTGGATGACCGGATGCGGGTGGGCGTGGGCTACACCCTGCTGGGGTTCACCGGAGCGGACTTGTCACAGGAGACCCAGAATGAGGCCGACAGGCTCTACCTTCGAGCGGAGTTCGCCTACTAG
- a CDS encoding J domain-containing protein, with amino-acid sequence MTTEEPFAVLGLAPTMDPIAIKNAYFAALMRHPPHQDMEGFQRLRRAYEALTRPGGLAVAYLTSPVDVQKLARDARERFDAPLEKAAVVALAARTGVETVARWVERCSRMSWDEALRAFAR; translated from the coding sequence ATGACGACCGAAGAGCCGTTCGCCGTATTGGGGTTGGCGCCTACGATGGACCCGATCGCCATCAAGAACGCATATTTCGCCGCGCTGATGCGGCACCCACCTCACCAGGATATGGAGGGGTTCCAGCGGTTGCGTCGCGCCTACGAGGCACTCACCCGACCGGGAGGCCTGGCGGTGGCATACCTGACGAGCCCCGTGGACGTGCAGAAGCTGGCCAGGGACGCGCGCGAGCGTTTCGATGCACCGCTCGAGAAGGCCGCCGTGGTGGCGCTGGCCGCGCGAACGGGAGTGGAGACCGTGGCGCGGTGGGTGGAGCGGTGCTCCCGGATGAGCTGGGACGAGGCGCTCCGGGCTTTTGCCAGGTGA
- a CDS encoding DUF6109 family natural product biosynthesis protein, whose protein sequence is MVKHDRTGRQHRQWLDEARKYQKRGDLEGMLSALLRLPPPLREELLPSSATLFRQAVREQHRRGSWGMLSTQAMRVDAEPGLVERGAAPEEAWATYWPLVWAAGRARDWGRARRLWQRLNDPARVHAPLLARAMDGWLSSEGSPSPELIAPALDRLPPVESILGVEPPSQRVSPPPPRSLEEVEEALLALRALEPFPVFASRAEAWARAAPTEVAGAIWELAGQLAARELWLRAAEGEGHATFSESASLLARAVREGGASEALFAPTLQALRVVAAGLARPVVSRIEDAEPLCTLAQAAALQPSARSWVVQAVSGLRFEGAALPRALGLYQELLSRIASAPLWARAFLAWCEKNPEAPNAPGWLQEGLGRLVATEASSLLSWLGGAVPSERMELIECVASTCAPDLVESWVDVCWEGASEELRRELSDAVRILLDRSRVKKGGQQLERLLRGARSMEDAERMLMGVEGAMEQLYSSMKLTGNGLRTWRRFAPRVLTYQVEFLEEAVRQASSDAEAWDAAVRYLEAHPGNMGHIEALRTMAVSGREGLARRILERWLDRHAANLLALAEAVVAAGRMNTPCEYLHPVLEAFMRALSEQLPAPHVPVVEQAQALAHKHGFRLRKRGASRKKKAASTTARRTSRSKKKPAAAGAAPPEESERSLPKVVSPEEGEEGS, encoded by the coding sequence ATGGTGAAGCACGACCGCACCGGGCGCCAGCACCGCCAGTGGCTGGATGAGGCGCGAAAGTACCAGAAACGGGGGGACTTGGAGGGGATGCTGTCCGCGCTATTGCGGCTGCCGCCGCCGCTGAGAGAGGAATTGCTCCCCAGCAGTGCCACCCTCTTCCGGCAGGCCGTCCGGGAGCAGCACCGCCGCGGCTCCTGGGGGATGCTCAGCACCCAGGCCATGCGCGTGGACGCCGAGCCCGGCCTGGTGGAGCGAGGTGCGGCTCCAGAGGAGGCCTGGGCCACGTACTGGCCACTGGTGTGGGCGGCGGGCCGCGCCCGCGATTGGGGGCGCGCGCGGCGGCTGTGGCAACGCCTCAACGACCCGGCGCGAGTGCATGCGCCCCTTCTGGCCAGGGCGATGGATGGCTGGCTCTCCTCCGAGGGGAGCCCCTCTCCGGAGCTCATCGCCCCCGCGCTCGATCGCCTGCCCCCGGTGGAGTCGATCCTGGGAGTCGAACCGCCGAGCCAGCGCGTTTCCCCGCCGCCGCCCCGCTCGCTGGAAGAGGTGGAAGAGGCGCTCCTCGCCTTGCGCGCGCTCGAGCCCTTCCCCGTCTTCGCCAGCCGCGCCGAGGCGTGGGCACGAGCGGCACCCACCGAGGTCGCTGGGGCGATATGGGAGCTGGCGGGACAGCTGGCGGCGCGAGAGCTGTGGCTCCGGGCGGCGGAGGGCGAGGGGCACGCCACTTTCTCGGAGTCAGCCTCGCTGTTGGCCCGGGCGGTGCGGGAGGGAGGAGCCTCCGAGGCCCTGTTCGCTCCTACGTTGCAGGCGCTGCGGGTGGTCGCCGCGGGGCTTGCGCGGCCGGTCGTCTCGCGCATCGAGGACGCCGAGCCCCTCTGTACCCTGGCTCAGGCCGCGGCGCTCCAACCGTCGGCCCGGTCCTGGGTGGTGCAGGCGGTGTCCGGGCTCCGCTTCGAGGGGGCGGCCCTGCCGCGGGCGCTGGGCCTCTATCAGGAATTGCTGTCCCGGATCGCGAGCGCGCCCCTCTGGGCGCGGGCCTTCCTGGCCTGGTGCGAGAAGAACCCCGAGGCGCCAAACGCACCCGGGTGGCTCCAGGAGGGCCTGGGCCGGCTGGTCGCCACGGAGGCCTCTTCCCTGCTGTCCTGGCTGGGTGGGGCCGTGCCCTCCGAGCGTATGGAGTTGATCGAGTGCGTGGCTTCTACCTGCGCACCGGACCTGGTGGAGTCATGGGTGGATGTCTGCTGGGAGGGCGCGAGCGAGGAGCTCCGGAGAGAACTCAGTGACGCCGTCCGTATCCTGCTGGACCGCAGTCGGGTGAAGAAGGGAGGACAGCAGTTGGAGCGTCTGCTGCGCGGCGCGCGGAGCATGGAGGATGCGGAGCGGATGCTGATGGGGGTGGAGGGAGCAATGGAGCAGCTCTACTCCTCGATGAAGCTGACCGGGAACGGCCTGCGCACCTGGCGCCGATTCGCTCCCAGGGTGCTGACCTACCAGGTGGAGTTTCTCGAGGAGGCGGTGCGTCAGGCTTCCTCGGACGCCGAGGCATGGGATGCAGCCGTGCGGTACCTGGAGGCCCATCCTGGGAACATGGGGCATATCGAGGCGCTCCGGACGATGGCGGTGTCCGGTCGGGAGGGGCTCGCCAGGCGCATTCTGGAACGCTGGCTGGATCGCCATGCTGCCAATCTGTTGGCACTCGCCGAGGCGGTGGTGGCCGCCGGGAGGATGAACACTCCTTGCGAGTACCTCCACCCGGTGCTGGAGGCCTTCATGCGGGCCCTGTCGGAGCAGTTACCCGCTCCCCATGTCCCGGTGGTGGAGCAGGCGCAGGCGTTGGCGCACAAGCATGGGTTCCGGTTGCGCAAGCGCGGGGCTTCGCGGAAGAAGAAGGCCGCGAGCACCACGGCGCGCCGTACGTCACGCTCGAAGAAGAAGCCCGCCGCGGCGGGCGCGGCGCCACCGGAGGAGTCCGAGAGAAGCCTCCCGAAGGTTGTCTCTCCGGAAGAAGGGGAGGAGGGCAGCTGA